In one Magallana gigas chromosome 7, xbMagGiga1.1, whole genome shotgun sequence genomic region, the following are encoded:
- the LOC105328522 gene encoding MICAL-like protein 2 isoform X2: protein MGTKVQALQQWCKKQTDGYRDADVVNMTSSWKSGMAFCAIIHRYRPDLIDYDALSKENVLENNGLAFEVADRELGIPALLDAPDMVAMKVPDKLSVVTYVSQYYNYFHNKPQLGGPGVKKSVKRHQNEDKSGPDAKRQTLNAVNESPIKEKQVSMGDKCGICKDKVYLMERHIENGKLYHRACFRKSELSPTTKMITKAELEQQETKEAKKPDFWRRRADAKKSEQVKKEEIKDESQQKQEKTRTTKAKSLNFLDHSNDENKSKFKDNRHEEKMEVSYSNGHLKDDKVKDDKNSQRPVPKARNISSPTESQATSKTSSNEPEKRSSVPKFEFKSKIVSSAPKASVVSKVDMDTAKPQPAVRHSAPVKPSRLSEAPQLPGDSESPPPLPKNQPPNMLSTANKDNNTKPSGLHLKTSEGKVKDVSAKQRDSESSIFSHISKRDSHGLKLSWASKSKDGGNEKSVTDKDTEPVAVLMSPTSPEPHNPKVLGGLLKNLTNIRQRKDSEDEVNKKVTSPNSEGKQKKIFDWQTNKTTAESRKEVKSLDSTEVKDKAAQRAEKAKSVDFLAGKKPFVSEKKEHEKPKIKTDLTISDEEPAWKKALEERKKKRDERPKSADLLSEKKDENTRRVVSMDVPKEKDERPAWQIEAEKRKAARQGGYVDPEKAKLEKGETKDNSNEKTAGGVAKQLILPSSIAKEEPKLSEPEKKIISVGKKFDFKLYDNEHEKKVKDKPPRPPPMSPSSGLKSHHGLSPAVSNKLVSTKKMSAPSPPISSRPRSEIKTFGDMKRLSPQEIQQQLSDIDHRLTDLEIRGRQLEESIRKDHEEEDEGLMMEWFTLVNDKNELVRTEADLIYISRAQELEDEQERIDRELRKLLDKPEDHKTDEDKEQEERLLQQKVDLVNQRSLIVDCQDEDRIRYEEEDRDIAEILAKKGFLKTEK from the exons ATGGGGACCAAGGTGCAAGCCCTGCAGCAATGGTGCAAGAAGCAGACGGACGGCTATCGGGATGCAGACGTCGTAAACATGACATCTTCATGGAAGAGTGGCATGGCGTTTTGTGCAATCATCCATAGGTACCGACCCGACCTGAT TGACTATGATGCTCTTTCCAAAGAAAATGTGTTGGAGAACAATGGTCTG GCATTTGAAGTGGCGGACAGAGAGCTGGGGATTCCTGCACTACTGGATGCTCCGGACATGGTAGCTATGAAAGTTCCCGACAAACTGAGTGTCGTCACATATGTTTCCCAGTATTACAATTACTTCCACAACAAACCTCAGT TGGGAGGACCGGGAGTGAAGAAGTCGGTGAAGAGGCACCAGAATGAGGACAAATCAGGACCGGATGCCAAACGCCAAACTCTGAATGCTGTCAATGAATCGCCA ataaaaGAGAAACAAGTGTCCATGGGTGATAAGTGTGGAATTTGTAAGGACAAGGTGTATTTAATGGAACGGCATATAGAAAACGGTAAGCTCTACCACAGGGCATGTTTCCGTAAAAGTGAACTCTCTCCTACTACAAAAATGATCACAAAAGCTGAACTTGAGCAACAGGAGACTAAGGAAGCAAAGAAACCAGACTTCTGGAGAAGAAGAGCTGATGCCAAGAAAAGTGAAcaagtaaaaaaagaagaaattaaggATGAATCTCAGCAAAAACAGGAGAAAACAAGAACAACTAAAGCAAAGTCTTTGAATTTCTTGGATCACAGTAACGATGAAAACAAGTCTAAATTCAAAGACAACAGACACGAAGAAAAAATGGAAGTTTCATATTCTAATGGCCATCTCAAAGATGATAAGGTTAAGGATGATAAGAATTCTCAAAGGCCAGTTCCCAAAGCACGCAATATTTCATCACCCACAGAAAGTCAAGCTACATCTAAAACAAGCTCAAACGAACCAGAAAAACGAAGCTCTGTgccaaaatttgaatttaaatctaAGATTGTTTCCTCTGCTCCAAAAGCAAGTGTTGTTTCTAAAGTTGACATGGACACTGCCAAACCCCAGCCTGCAGTGAGACACTCTGCCCCAGTGAAGCCATCACGGTTGTCTGAAGCCCCACAGCTTCCTGGAGACTCAGAATCGCCCCCACCTCTGCCTAAAAATCAGCCACCAAATATGTTGTCAACAGCAAATAAAGACAATAACACAAAACCTTCAGGACTTCATCTTAAAACTAGTGAGGGTAAAGTTAAGGATGTATCTGCTAAACAGCGGGATTCTGAATCCTCCATTTTTAGTCACATTTCAAAACGTGACTCTCATGGTCTCAAACTTTCTTGGGCATCCAAATCCAAGGATGGTGGAAATGAAAAAAGTGTCACTGACAAAGACACAGAGCCAGTGGCTGTGCTGATGAGTCCCACCAGTCCGGAACCGCACAATCCAAAAGTCCTGGGTGGTCTACTGAAAAACCTGACTAACATTCGACAAAGGAAAGATTCTGAGGATGAAGTGAATAAAAAAGTGACATCACCAAATTCTGAAggtaaacaaaagaaaatcttTGATTGGCAGACCAACAAAACAACTGCTGAGAGCAGAAAGGAAGTGAAAAGTCTTGACTCAACAGAGGTTAAAGACAAGGCAGCTCAAAGAGCAGAAAAGGCCAAATCTGTGGATTTCCTGGCTGGAAAGAAGCCATTTGTTAGTGAGAAAAAAGAGCATGAAAAacctaaaattaaaacagatttgACTATCAGTGATGAGGAACCAGCCTGGAAAAAGGCATTGGAAGAGCGAAAGAAAAAGAGAGATGAAAGACCAAAATCGGCTGACTTGCTCTCTGAAAAGAAGGATGAAAATACAAGACGTGTAGTGTCTATGGATGTGCCAAAAGAAAAGGATGAAAGACCAGCATGGCAGATTGAAGCTGAGAAACGAAAGGCAGCAAGACAAGGTGGATATGTGGACCCAGAAAAAGCTAAGCTTGAAAAAGGTGAAACCAAAGACAATTCTAACGAGAAAACTGCTGGTGGTGTAGCAAAACAGTTGATACTTCCAAGTTCAATTGCAAAGGAAGAACCAAAATTATCTGAGccagaaaaaaagataatttctgTTGGGAAAAAGTTTGATTtcaaattgtatgataatgaACATGAGAAAAAGGTGAAGGATAAACCCCCTCGACCTCCCCCAATGAGTCCTAGCTCAGGGCTCAAGTCTCACCATGGCCTCTCCCCAGCTGTCTCCAATAAACTCGTCTCCACCAAGAAAATGTCAGCACCCTCCCCTCCAATATCATCCAGGCCAAGATCAGAGATCAAGACCTTC GGGGACATGAAGAGGCTTTCTCCTCAGGAGATCCAACAGCAGCTGAGTGACATCGACCATCGGTTGACAGATCTGGAGATCAGGGGCAGACAACTGGAGGAGTCCATCAGAAAGG ATCATGAAGAGGAAGATGAAGGCTTAATGATGGAATGGTTCACACTGGTCAATGACAAGAACGAACTTGTACGCACGGAGGCCGATCTCatctacat ATCTAGAGCACAAGAACTTGAGGATGAGCAGGAGAGAATAGACAGAGAGCTTAGAAAACTTCTGGACAAACCAG AGGATCACAAAACTGATGAGGACAAAGAACAGGAGGAACGCTTGCTGCAGCAAAAAGTGGACCTAGTCAACCAGAGGAGTCTGATTGTGGACTGTCAGGATGAGGACCGCATCAG ATATGAAGAAGAAGATCGGGACATTGCTGAAATACTGGCAAAAAAAG GATTTTTGAAAACAGAGAAATG A
- the LOC105328524 gene encoding UPAR/Ly6 domain-containing protein bou, with product MHKISLLQTLMVLASASTVFGLDCYQCNSTLDSNCQDRFNHDQSINPIRSTKCTVYNSRYCIKITGVWGGIVGTHRFCSARDLGDQCQDLSYPDHDRLYRACVYSCTSDDCNSAPFRAPSILLSLVGLLLMILFR from the exons ATGCATAAAATAAGTCTTCTACAAACGTTGATGGTCCTGGCTTCTGCCTCAACAG TTTTTGGATTGGATTGTTACCAATGTAACTCAACATTAGATTCGAACTGTCAAGACCGATTCAACCATGATCAAAGTATCAACCCAATTCGGTCCACCAAGTGCACAGTGTACAACTCTCGCTACTGCATCAAGATAACAGGCGTGTGGGGAG GTATTGTGGGGACCCATCGGTTCTGCAGTGCCCGTGACCTGGGTGACCAGTGCCAGGACTTGTCTTACCCTGACCACGACCGCTTGTACCGTGCCTGTGTATACAGCTGTACCAGCGATGACTGTAACTCCGCCCCCTTTCGTGCACCCTCCATTTTACTGTCACTTGTAGGACTGCTTCTGATGATATTATTCCGTTAA
- the LOC105328523 gene encoding uncharacterized protein, giving the protein MLLKAFLSLIFLGIVVTGSFAKETSKESKLTKEGICAGCQATVKELSRTLKHVTSEPISQRVPVLLSTVCRKENFKTYDITPSVIEETCKLMMKNNRTAIEATLVNYYNAKSRLDHSYLDIVQTICSEVTSFCPGGGGAATEVPKKGGVVYNRETDSFDVIPGENVKMVRPSKQTHEEL; this is encoded by the exons ATGCTGTTAAAGGCCTTTTTGTCTCTCATTTTTCTGGGTATAGTTGTGACAGGATCTTTTGCAAAGGAAACCTCAAAAGAATCAAAGCTTACCAAAG aGGGCATTTGTGCAGGATGTCAAGCTACAGTTAAAG AATTGTCCAGAACTCTGAAGCATGTGACCAGTGAACCAATCAGTCAGCGAGTCCCAGTCCTCCTGTCTACTGTCTGTAGGAAAGAGAACTTTAAGACCTATGACATTACACCATCAGTCATAGAAGAAACCTGCAAATTAATGATGA AGAACAACAGAACAGCGATAGAGGCGACCCTCGTAAACTATTATAATGCCAAGAGTCGCCTAGATCATTCCTACCTTGATATTGTTCAAACAATCTGCAGCGAAGTGACCAGTTTTTGTCCAGGGGGTGGAGGAGCAGCCACTGAAGTCCCTAAG AAGGGAGGAGTGGTGTACAACAGGGAGACGGACAGTTTTGATGTGATTCCTGGGGAGAATGTCAAGATGGTTCGACCATCCAAGCAAACCCATGAAGAGTTGTAG
- the LOC105328522 gene encoding MICAL-like protein 2 isoform X1 → MGTKVQALQQWCKKQTDGYRDADVVNMTSSWKSGMAFCAIIHRYRPDLIDYDALSKENVLENNGLAFEVADRELGIPALLDAPDMVAMKVPDKLSVVTYVSQYYNYFHNKPQLGGPGVKKSVKRHQNEDKSGPDAKRQTLNAVNESPIKEKQVSMGDKCGICKDKVYLMERHIENGKLYHRACFRKSELSPTTKMITKAELEQQETKEAKKPDFWRRRADAKKSEQVKKEEIKDESQQKQEKTRTTKAKSLNFLDHSNDENKSKFKDNRHEEKMEVSYSNGHLKDDKVKDDKNSQRPVPKARNISSPTESQATSKTSSNEPEKRSSVPKFEFKSKIVSSAPKASVVSKVDMDTAKPQPAVRHSAPVKPSRLSEAPQLPGDSESPPPLPKNQPPNMLSTANKDNNTKPSGLHLKTSEGKVKDVSAKQRDSESSIFSHISKRDSHGLKLSWASKSKDGGNEKSVTDKDTEPVAVLMSPTSPEPHNPKVLGGLLKNLTNIRQRKDSEDEVNKKVTSPNSEGKQKKIFDWQTNKTTAESRKEVKSLDSTEVKDKAAQRAEKAKSVDFLAGKKPFVSEKKEHEKPKIKTDLTISDEEPAWKKALEERKKKRDERPKSADLLSEKKDENTRRVVSMDVPKEKDERPAWQIEAEKRKAARQGGYVDPEKAKLEKGETKDNSNEKTAGGVAKQLILPSSIAKEEPKLSEPEKKIISVGKKFDFKLYDNEHEKKVKDKPPRPPPMSPSSGLKSHHGLSPAVSNKLVSTKKMSAPSPPISSRPRSEIKTFGDMKRLSPQEIQQQLSDIDHRLTDLEIRGRQLEESIRKDHEEEDEGLMMEWFTLVNDKNELVRTEADLIYISRAQELEDEQERIDRELRKLLDKPEDHKTDEDKEQEERLLQQKVDLVNQRSLIVDCQDEDRIRYEEEDRDIAEILAKKEFCRKNSEVEDSKEETKIKSKEERKAEKKKKKKNKKEKKNKKEDP, encoded by the exons ATGGGGACCAAGGTGCAAGCCCTGCAGCAATGGTGCAAGAAGCAGACGGACGGCTATCGGGATGCAGACGTCGTAAACATGACATCTTCATGGAAGAGTGGCATGGCGTTTTGTGCAATCATCCATAGGTACCGACCCGACCTGAT TGACTATGATGCTCTTTCCAAAGAAAATGTGTTGGAGAACAATGGTCTG GCATTTGAAGTGGCGGACAGAGAGCTGGGGATTCCTGCACTACTGGATGCTCCGGACATGGTAGCTATGAAAGTTCCCGACAAACTGAGTGTCGTCACATATGTTTCCCAGTATTACAATTACTTCCACAACAAACCTCAGT TGGGAGGACCGGGAGTGAAGAAGTCGGTGAAGAGGCACCAGAATGAGGACAAATCAGGACCGGATGCCAAACGCCAAACTCTGAATGCTGTCAATGAATCGCCA ataaaaGAGAAACAAGTGTCCATGGGTGATAAGTGTGGAATTTGTAAGGACAAGGTGTATTTAATGGAACGGCATATAGAAAACGGTAAGCTCTACCACAGGGCATGTTTCCGTAAAAGTGAACTCTCTCCTACTACAAAAATGATCACAAAAGCTGAACTTGAGCAACAGGAGACTAAGGAAGCAAAGAAACCAGACTTCTGGAGAAGAAGAGCTGATGCCAAGAAAAGTGAAcaagtaaaaaaagaagaaattaaggATGAATCTCAGCAAAAACAGGAGAAAACAAGAACAACTAAAGCAAAGTCTTTGAATTTCTTGGATCACAGTAACGATGAAAACAAGTCTAAATTCAAAGACAACAGACACGAAGAAAAAATGGAAGTTTCATATTCTAATGGCCATCTCAAAGATGATAAGGTTAAGGATGATAAGAATTCTCAAAGGCCAGTTCCCAAAGCACGCAATATTTCATCACCCACAGAAAGTCAAGCTACATCTAAAACAAGCTCAAACGAACCAGAAAAACGAAGCTCTGTgccaaaatttgaatttaaatctaAGATTGTTTCCTCTGCTCCAAAAGCAAGTGTTGTTTCTAAAGTTGACATGGACACTGCCAAACCCCAGCCTGCAGTGAGACACTCTGCCCCAGTGAAGCCATCACGGTTGTCTGAAGCCCCACAGCTTCCTGGAGACTCAGAATCGCCCCCACCTCTGCCTAAAAATCAGCCACCAAATATGTTGTCAACAGCAAATAAAGACAATAACACAAAACCTTCAGGACTTCATCTTAAAACTAGTGAGGGTAAAGTTAAGGATGTATCTGCTAAACAGCGGGATTCTGAATCCTCCATTTTTAGTCACATTTCAAAACGTGACTCTCATGGTCTCAAACTTTCTTGGGCATCCAAATCCAAGGATGGTGGAAATGAAAAAAGTGTCACTGACAAAGACACAGAGCCAGTGGCTGTGCTGATGAGTCCCACCAGTCCGGAACCGCACAATCCAAAAGTCCTGGGTGGTCTACTGAAAAACCTGACTAACATTCGACAAAGGAAAGATTCTGAGGATGAAGTGAATAAAAAAGTGACATCACCAAATTCTGAAggtaaacaaaagaaaatcttTGATTGGCAGACCAACAAAACAACTGCTGAGAGCAGAAAGGAAGTGAAAAGTCTTGACTCAACAGAGGTTAAAGACAAGGCAGCTCAAAGAGCAGAAAAGGCCAAATCTGTGGATTTCCTGGCTGGAAAGAAGCCATTTGTTAGTGAGAAAAAAGAGCATGAAAAacctaaaattaaaacagatttgACTATCAGTGATGAGGAACCAGCCTGGAAAAAGGCATTGGAAGAGCGAAAGAAAAAGAGAGATGAAAGACCAAAATCGGCTGACTTGCTCTCTGAAAAGAAGGATGAAAATACAAGACGTGTAGTGTCTATGGATGTGCCAAAAGAAAAGGATGAAAGACCAGCATGGCAGATTGAAGCTGAGAAACGAAAGGCAGCAAGACAAGGTGGATATGTGGACCCAGAAAAAGCTAAGCTTGAAAAAGGTGAAACCAAAGACAATTCTAACGAGAAAACTGCTGGTGGTGTAGCAAAACAGTTGATACTTCCAAGTTCAATTGCAAAGGAAGAACCAAAATTATCTGAGccagaaaaaaagataatttctgTTGGGAAAAAGTTTGATTtcaaattgtatgataatgaACATGAGAAAAAGGTGAAGGATAAACCCCCTCGACCTCCCCCAATGAGTCCTAGCTCAGGGCTCAAGTCTCACCATGGCCTCTCCCCAGCTGTCTCCAATAAACTCGTCTCCACCAAGAAAATGTCAGCACCCTCCCCTCCAATATCATCCAGGCCAAGATCAGAGATCAAGACCTTC GGGGACATGAAGAGGCTTTCTCCTCAGGAGATCCAACAGCAGCTGAGTGACATCGACCATCGGTTGACAGATCTGGAGATCAGGGGCAGACAACTGGAGGAGTCCATCAGAAAGG ATCATGAAGAGGAAGATGAAGGCTTAATGATGGAATGGTTCACACTGGTCAATGACAAGAACGAACTTGTACGCACGGAGGCCGATCTCatctacat ATCTAGAGCACAAGAACTTGAGGATGAGCAGGAGAGAATAGACAGAGAGCTTAGAAAACTTCTGGACAAACCAG AGGATCACAAAACTGATGAGGACAAAGAACAGGAGGAACGCTTGCTGCAGCAAAAAGTGGACCTAGTCAACCAGAGGAGTCTGATTGTGGACTGTCAGGATGAGGACCGCATCAG ATATGAAGAAGAAGATCGGGACATTGCTGAAATACTGGCAAAAAAAG AGTTCTGCAGAAAGAATTCAGAAGTAGAAGATTCCAAAGAAGAAACAAAGATCAAATCAAAAGAAGAGAGAAAGgctgaaaagaaaaagaagaaaaagaacaagaaagagaagaaaaacaaaaaagaggACCCCTAA